In the genome of Oligoflexus sp., one region contains:
- a CDS encoding TldD/PmbA family protein: protein MKKAYFYELMDKAEASLQKGEELLLSFQGEDSEFCRFNQGKVRQIGKVQHDRLQVRLIKDQRHATCELTLAGQSAEDALRVKNTLQSLRQMIPLLPADPYLLINREPKSSERLEKNRLPSLEQWTTAIRQETQALDFVGIQAAGGIYRGFANTLGQRNWYENYSFNLDWSVYHAADKAVKANYAGLEWDDAVLKTKMQSCREQLEHLKKPAVTIKPGSYRVYLTPSALAEVISLLEWRSFGVKSQRTKSSPLRRLVDGEQQLASMIHLSEDVAGGVAPDFDDFGFTKPDAVNLINSGQHQGALVSARSSREYQLAPTGAHEGESPESLYLKPGTLKASSILKELGDGLYISNLWYMNFSDAEACRMTGMTRFATFWVQGGQIQGPVNVMRFDESLYRMLGENLVGLTDHSEMILSSSTYDSRSTHSQRLPGALIDRFAFTL from the coding sequence ATGAAAAAGGCCTATTTTTACGAGCTGATGGACAAAGCCGAGGCCTCCTTGCAAAAGGGCGAGGAACTCCTCCTGTCATTTCAGGGTGAAGACTCAGAATTTTGCCGTTTCAACCAGGGCAAGGTTCGGCAGATCGGCAAGGTGCAGCATGATCGCCTTCAGGTCCGGCTTATCAAAGATCAGCGGCATGCGACCTGCGAGCTGACACTGGCGGGACAGAGCGCGGAAGATGCGCTGCGTGTGAAGAATACCCTTCAGAGTTTGCGGCAGATGATTCCTCTCCTGCCCGCGGATCCTTATCTCCTGATCAACCGTGAACCCAAATCAAGCGAGAGACTGGAGAAGAATCGACTCCCGTCTTTGGAACAATGGACTACAGCGATTCGTCAGGAAACTCAGGCTTTGGATTTTGTCGGCATTCAGGCCGCGGGCGGAATTTATCGCGGCTTTGCCAATACTCTGGGTCAAAGGAACTGGTACGAGAACTACAGCTTCAATCTTGATTGGAGCGTTTATCACGCTGCGGATAAAGCTGTTAAAGCGAACTATGCGGGGCTTGAATGGGATGATGCAGTCCTGAAAACAAAAATGCAAAGCTGCCGTGAACAGCTGGAGCATCTGAAAAAACCCGCGGTCACCATCAAGCCCGGATCATACCGCGTGTACCTGACTCCCAGCGCCCTCGCTGAAGTCATCAGCCTTTTGGAGTGGCGTTCGTTCGGCGTCAAATCCCAGCGCACCAAATCCTCACCTTTGCGGCGTTTGGTGGACGGTGAGCAGCAACTCGCTTCGATGATCCACCTCTCGGAAGACGTCGCCGGAGGGGTCGCACCCGATTTTGATGACTTCGGTTTCACCAAGCCCGATGCTGTCAACCTTATCAACAGCGGCCAGCATCAAGGCGCTCTGGTTTCCGCCCGCAGCAGCCGTGAGTATCAGCTGGCACCCACCGGAGCCCATGAAGGCGAGTCACCCGAATCCCTTTATTTAAAGCCTGGAACGCTGAAGGCCTCATCCATCCTGAAAGAACTGGGCGACGGGCTCTACATCAGTAACCTTTGGTACATGAACTTCTCGGACGCCGAAGCCTGCCGCATGACCGGCATGACCCGCTTTGCCACGTTCTGGGTGCAAGGCGGCCAGATTCAAGGTCCGGTGAACGTGATGCGCTTTGATGAATCGCTCTATCGCATGCTTGGTGAAAACCTCGTGGGCCTCACCGATCACAGTGAGATGATCCTGAGCAGCAGCACCTACGATAGTCGCTCGACCCACAGTCAGCGCCTGCCGGGAGCTTTGATCGATCGCTTTGCCTTCACTCTTTAG
- a CDS encoding single-stranded-DNA-specific exonuclease RecJ, translating into MRTLCTFMTSCPLSLKAARPASCKAMNNDLSQIISAQPGKTLAVEGRICPCYDPVPEETGVGQKFQKWSAHQDERPRNLADISQIIRKNRQFSAIDQLQYGDYGLLDAVAVISEAIRQGKRIALYADYDVDGTMSCVSWIWFFEALGFTNFTWYIPCRFEEGYGLNLQAVQHLIDDEKADVIITMDTGITANREAAYCKDRGVIFVCTDHHKIQPEKMPDCIILNPKMHPSPDYQELCGAGITFVLLRKLAQQFAVPAQAWNDILALVGMATICDVVPLNGVNHKLANMGVRSLLKSDRKVLRRLKEACALDKGLDEKDVGFRIGPRINAVGRLHHAREVIHAFIHNDPEALVSFMDTCNEERKLIQNRIVREAQVLAREHADEPVLFLGSEGWHTGVVGIAASKIAESFWRPTWLFERQEEVCKGSARSIPGFDVTDAMAAAGHLFEKFGGHRAAGGFTFKRENEEAIRAALIQYAQQVRAIHPDIWTSKVHYDCEVPGHLLHLDLAYELEHMKPFGHGFEEPLFCMEGEVKNVRFLQDRATGEPKHTSVMVIPDGGAMQKIMFFHDVIEGLEFAKRARFLVYAGKNTFRGQTSLSLMGKDWEPIP; encoded by the coding sequence TTGCGAACGTTGTGCACCTTCATGACGTCCTGTCCTTTATCTCTGAAAGCCGCTCGCCCCGCATCCTGCAAGGCGATGAATAATGATCTTTCGCAAATCATCTCGGCACAGCCCGGCAAAACTTTAGCCGTGGAAGGCAGAATCTGCCCCTGCTATGATCCGGTACCGGAGGAAACAGGAGTGGGTCAAAAATTTCAGAAGTGGTCAGCGCATCAGGATGAGCGTCCGCGCAACCTGGCCGATATTTCCCAAATCATTCGAAAAAATCGGCAGTTCTCGGCGATCGACCAACTCCAGTATGGAGATTATGGCCTTCTCGATGCTGTCGCTGTGATCAGTGAGGCGATCCGTCAAGGTAAACGCATCGCCCTTTATGCGGATTACGATGTCGATGGCACCATGAGTTGTGTCAGCTGGATTTGGTTCTTCGAGGCCCTCGGCTTCACGAACTTCACCTGGTATATCCCCTGCCGCTTTGAAGAGGGCTACGGGCTGAATTTGCAAGCCGTGCAGCATTTAATAGATGATGAGAAAGCGGATGTGATCATCACGATGGACACCGGCATCACGGCCAACCGTGAGGCGGCGTACTGCAAAGACCGCGGCGTCATCTTCGTGTGTACGGATCACCATAAAATCCAACCGGAAAAGATGCCGGATTGCATTATCCTCAATCCCAAGATGCATCCGAGCCCTGATTACCAGGAGCTCTGCGGTGCCGGCATCACCTTTGTCCTGCTCAGGAAACTGGCTCAGCAGTTCGCTGTTCCGGCCCAGGCGTGGAACGATATCCTGGCTTTGGTCGGGATGGCCACGATCTGCGATGTGGTGCCCTTGAACGGTGTCAATCATAAGCTCGCGAATATGGGCGTCCGCTCGCTGCTGAAAAGCGACCGGAAGGTGCTGCGGCGTCTCAAGGAAGCCTGTGCCCTGGACAAGGGTCTTGATGAAAAGGACGTGGGCTTTCGCATCGGTCCCCGGATCAATGCGGTCGGACGGCTGCATCACGCCCGCGAGGTGATCCATGCCTTCATTCATAACGATCCCGAAGCCCTCGTGAGTTTCATGGATACCTGCAACGAAGAGCGGAAGCTCATTCAAAATCGCATTGTGCGCGAAGCCCAGGTCCTGGCGCGGGAGCATGCGGACGAGCCGGTGCTGTTCCTGGGATCCGAAGGCTGGCACACAGGCGTTGTGGGGATTGCCGCCAGTAAAATCGCCGAAAGCTTCTGGCGTCCCACTTGGCTCTTTGAAAGGCAGGAAGAGGTCTGCAAGGGTTCCGCCCGATCCATTCCGGGTTTTGATGTGACGGATGCCATGGCCGCGGCCGGACACCTCTTTGAAAAATTCGGCGGGCACCGGGCAGCGGGCGGCTTCACCTTCAAACGCGAGAATGAAGAGGCGATCCGCGCGGCTTTGATTCAGTATGCCCAGCAGGTCAGGGCGATCCATCCCGATATCTGGACCAGCAAGGTCCATTATGATTGCGAGGTTCCCGGGCATCTTCTGCACCTCGACCTTGCCTATGAGCTTGAGCACATGAAACCCTTCGGCCACGGTTTCGAAGAGCCGCTCTTCTGCATGGAAGGCGAGGTGAAAAATGTTCGCTTCCTTCAGGATCGGGCCACGGGTGAACCGAAGCACACCTCCGTGATGGTGATCCCGGATGGTGGCGCGATGCAAAAGATCATGTTCTTTCATGATGTGATCGAAGGTTTGGAATTTGCCAAACGCGCCCGTTTTTTAGTCTATGCGGGAAAGAACACCTTCCGTGGCCAGACTTCGCTCTCGCTCATGGGAAAGGACTGGGAACCGATTCCTTGA
- a CDS encoding ABC transporter substrate-binding protein, protein MPIFASAKRRAVLGWLASFLSLGMASQSYGKPFVIGSLQDPYRIYPLLQKAGDGKVVRHLINPPVLTVRNDGRIICIICKDTPELLSRKDDDGNTTTYMVDLELKKKLKWGDGTDITPQDVKFTLETMARADYGKGKDPLLPIRRIEMDPDQKNKMRLILTHRRPDAFQLFAISLLPAHKAELIQKLQKDPHDANWWNKLQDPGLYYGAYIVKSATAERWTLVSNPEGEWEEAPTQDLELRLYNGIPALAKALQNGEVDQTAEGELSWLNWLELKEQVPSLDQKFSLQSRPGHTLELIILNLRSPLLVNPQLRQILQHTIQRQALVQKQLQGHGLPAFTALHPTQLERINEKVVDPYQPQRVGQLLEQIGGRKNSEGTLIIDGQKINLVLTCSDIRLKSGFYQPVLEDLKKIGANVQLEIIPEEEFMRQTLPQRRFRDMACMRWNLPPLTTPINLMHSLAIPSADNNYFGQNFSGWDMNVVDRILETMQREAEPIQLQRLLARLDKQFMSELPGFPLVFLPDVWLNRKEPAKDILETQERISAYPNAADLPVRKM, encoded by the coding sequence ATGCCTATCTTCGCTTCCGCCAAACGCCGCGCCGTCCTGGGCTGGTTGGCCTCATTTTTAAGTTTGGGCATGGCGTCCCAATCTTACGGAAAACCATTTGTAATCGGCAGCTTACAGGATCCTTACCGGATCTATCCCCTGCTACAGAAAGCCGGGGATGGCAAAGTCGTTCGTCATCTGATCAATCCCCCTGTCCTTACTGTGCGGAATGATGGCCGCATTATCTGCATCATCTGCAAAGACACGCCCGAGCTTTTGAGCCGCAAGGACGATGATGGCAATACCACCACGTACATGGTGGATCTTGAACTCAAAAAGAAACTGAAATGGGGCGACGGCACGGACATCACGCCTCAGGATGTGAAGTTCACACTGGAAACCATGGCCCGCGCGGATTATGGCAAGGGCAAGGATCCTCTGCTGCCCATTCGCCGTATCGAAATGGATCCTGACCAGAAGAATAAGATGCGTCTGATCCTGACCCACAGGCGACCGGATGCGTTTCAGCTGTTTGCGATTTCCCTCTTGCCGGCCCATAAGGCTGAGCTTATTCAGAAGCTGCAGAAAGACCCGCATGACGCCAACTGGTGGAACAAACTGCAGGACCCTGGGCTTTATTACGGGGCTTACATCGTAAAATCCGCGACTGCGGAGCGGTGGACCCTGGTCTCGAACCCGGAAGGCGAATGGGAGGAGGCACCGACGCAGGATCTGGAGCTGCGTCTCTATAATGGCATTCCGGCCCTGGCCAAGGCGCTGCAAAATGGTGAAGTGGATCAGACCGCCGAAGGTGAGCTGAGCTGGTTGAATTGGCTGGAACTCAAAGAGCAGGTACCGAGCCTCGACCAGAAATTCAGTCTGCAGAGCCGTCCCGGGCATACGCTGGAACTTATTATTCTGAACCTGCGCAGCCCTCTTCTCGTGAATCCCCAGCTGCGACAGATCCTGCAGCATACCATCCAACGGCAAGCGTTGGTGCAAAAGCAGCTCCAGGGCCATGGTCTGCCGGCCTTCACGGCCCTGCACCCGACCCAGCTGGAACGCATCAATGAAAAGGTCGTGGATCCTTATCAGCCGCAGCGTGTGGGTCAGCTTTTGGAGCAAATCGGCGGTCGCAAAAACAGCGAGGGGACTCTGATCATCGACGGCCAGAAGATCAACCTCGTGCTGACCTGCTCGGATATACGATTGAAATCAGGCTTTTACCAGCCCGTGCTGGAAGATCTGAAAAAGATCGGCGCCAATGTTCAGCTGGAAATTATTCCGGAAGAGGAATTCATGCGCCAGACCCTGCCGCAGCGCCGCTTCAGGGACATGGCCTGCATGCGTTGGAATCTGCCGCCCCTCACGACGCCGATCAACCTGATGCATTCGCTGGCCATACCCAGCGCGGATAACAATTACTTCGGGCAGAATTTCAGCGGCTGGGATATGAACGTGGTCGATCGCATTCTGGAAACCATGCAGCGTGAAGCGGAGCCTATCCAGCTGCAGCGTCTGCTCGCACGACTCGATAAGCAGTTCATGAGCGAGCTGCCCGGTTTTCCGCTGGTTTTCCTGCCTGATGTCTGGCTGAATCGCAAGGAACCAGCGAAGGATATTCTGGAAACTCAGGAAAGAATATCCGCGTATCCGAATGCCGCGGACCTGCCGGTGCGGAAGATGTGA
- a CDS encoding DUF1501 domain-containing protein, with protein MKNKIDKQVLKDSIIKGTGHGHICHPSQLPDLTRRELMLGGTYLAGYLMASQMIPGGKALAAGQYPPARRLIWINMSGGWDILEITDPKPSSTSGIDMMYDWGAAQQLAGSTEKIGRWMPNVAAMGQDVLVVRGLNMGTTSHMAGAVYMDTGVLSNSGNVNAASIPSIVASESTATIPIIQLNGGMDPKIDRGLLSPVSVVRAQNLDLYRSMYPEDTDAMDQKMLILNYLNSSIERAKAKTGDYDRLKAVASAQSKIQTQFADNVGSKLELTNEDRTPFGVNAPRTMNNGMRDAFALSLKLLKNNLVTCLNLGVGGFDTHAGQERAMQPVVESFDYLLGRFVAELKAANQLDNTLIVLYSDFGRTPKVNNNNGRDHWPVGGALMIGGGILGGRVVGATDDNLRALSINKDSGAVETGGSFTLSPSNLGGAVLELTLGATYTTTYRTYLESIPALTRLKTS; from the coding sequence ATGAAGAACAAAATCGATAAGCAGGTGCTGAAAGACAGCATCATCAAAGGTACGGGCCATGGTCATATCTGCCATCCATCGCAGCTTCCGGATCTGACCCGGCGCGAGCTGATGCTGGGCGGCACGTACCTGGCCGGATATCTGATGGCTTCGCAGATGATTCCGGGTGGCAAGGCCCTTGCGGCCGGTCAGTACCCACCCGCGCGTCGTCTGATTTGGATCAATATGAGCGGCGGCTGGGATATCCTTGAAATCACCGATCCCAAACCTTCGTCGACCTCGGGCATTGATATGATGTACGACTGGGGTGCCGCGCAGCAGCTCGCCGGTTCCACGGAAAAAATCGGACGCTGGATGCCGAACGTCGCCGCCATGGGGCAGGACGTGCTGGTCGTCCGGGGCCTGAACATGGGCACGACCTCGCATATGGCCGGCGCCGTGTACATGGATACTGGCGTTCTGAGTAACTCGGGCAACGTGAACGCCGCTTCCATCCCTTCGATCGTCGCGAGTGAAAGCACGGCCACCATTCCCATTATTCAATTGAATGGCGGGATGGATCCCAAGATCGACCGTGGCCTCTTGAGTCCGGTTTCCGTCGTGCGGGCCCAGAATCTTGACCTTTATCGTTCCATGTACCCTGAGGATACCGATGCGATGGATCAGAAGATGCTGATCCTGAATTATCTGAATAGCTCGATTGAAAGGGCCAAGGCCAAGACAGGTGATTACGACCGCTTGAAAGCCGTTGCTTCGGCTCAATCGAAAATTCAAACGCAGTTCGCCGACAATGTGGGCAGCAAGCTTGAACTGACCAACGAGGATCGGACGCCCTTTGGTGTGAACGCGCCGCGGACGATGAATAACGGCATGCGCGATGCCTTCGCCCTGTCTTTGAAACTTCTGAAAAATAACCTCGTGACCTGCCTGAACCTCGGTGTCGGCGGATTTGATACCCATGCGGGGCAGGAACGGGCCATGCAGCCTGTCGTGGAAAGCTTTGACTACCTTTTGGGCCGCTTCGTGGCCGAACTGAAAGCCGCGAACCAGCTCGACAATACCCTCATCGTCCTTTATTCTGATTTTGGACGCACACCCAAAGTGAACAACAACAACGGTCGTGACCATTGGCCAGTCGGTGGCGCCTTGATGATTGGCGGTGGAATTCTGGGTGGGCGTGTGGTTGGCGCGACAGACGACAACCTGCGAGCCCTTAGCATCAATAAGGACAGCGGCGCTGTGGAAACCGGAGGCAGTTTCACCCTGAGCCCCAGCAACCTGGGAGGCGCAGTCCTGGAGTTGACGCTTGGTGCAACGTATACCACCACCTATCGGACGTATTTGGAATCAATTCCTGCTCTCACGCGACTCAAAACCAGCTAA
- a CDS encoding TldD/PmbA family protein, translating into MEGWFMQVSDALAVLRPLATGVDFFELRWMRRSHEQLQVRQDVVEPPRLIEDAGFMLTVYQGGAAGYAATADTSRAGVEEAFRTALRRAEISRGWSVTHYSPEHLQAEKGRYQSPTQKPWENVPLQERIDLLRELCLDLKKNDARFVDHQAQLHRRRWDMHLVNSLGTDIEQTFDMVNPMLSVTVHDKGVTEMRSMNGHSACRQGGFEVLDHMGYRAAAHKIHEEALQLLYAPNCPTGVMDLLLAPDQMILQIHESIGHPLEIDRILGDERNYAGTSFVRPEMFGSYQYGSEHLNVTFDPHRDHEFASYLFDDAGTRAEKTFLIQKGLLVAGLGGQLSQQRSGLPGVANARSVSWNRPAIDRMANLNIEPGPHSLDAMIAATERGISMETNCSWSIDDSRNKFQFGCEYARLIENGKLGAVVRKPNYRGISASFWRNLKMVGNAGTSDILGTAYCGKGEPNQAITVGHASPACLFSGVEVFGGEG; encoded by the coding sequence ATGGAAGGATGGTTTATGCAGGTTTCGGATGCTTTGGCGGTCCTGCGCCCTTTGGCAACTGGCGTCGATTTTTTCGAATTGCGCTGGATGCGGCGTTCCCATGAGCAGCTCCAGGTTCGCCAGGACGTGGTGGAACCCCCGCGCCTGATCGAGGATGCTGGCTTCATGCTCACTGTGTATCAGGGCGGAGCCGCGGGTTATGCGGCGACAGCTGATACGTCGCGCGCCGGTGTGGAAGAAGCCTTCCGGACCGCCCTGCGACGCGCGGAAATCAGCCGCGGCTGGTCGGTGACGCATTATTCGCCCGAGCATTTGCAGGCAGAAAAAGGCCGGTACCAATCACCCACTCAAAAACCGTGGGAAAACGTGCCGCTGCAGGAGCGTATCGATCTCCTGCGCGAACTCTGCCTTGATCTGAAAAAGAATGATGCGCGCTTTGTCGACCACCAGGCGCAGCTGCATCGGCGACGCTGGGATATGCATCTGGTGAATTCCCTGGGAACGGATATCGAGCAGACCTTTGATATGGTGAATCCGATGCTGTCGGTGACCGTCCATGACAAGGGCGTGACCGAGATGCGCAGCATGAATGGGCACTCGGCCTGTCGTCAGGGTGGTTTTGAAGTCCTGGATCACATGGGCTATCGGGCAGCAGCGCATAAGATTCATGAGGAGGCTTTGCAGCTCCTCTATGCCCCGAACTGTCCGACGGGTGTCATGGATCTTCTTTTGGCGCCGGATCAGATGATACTTCAGATTCATGAATCCATCGGTCATCCGCTTGAGATTGACCGCATCCTGGGCGATGAACGCAACTATGCGGGCACAAGCTTCGTGCGGCCCGAGATGTTTGGGAGCTATCAGTATGGCTCCGAACATTTGAATGTGACCTTCGATCCGCATCGCGATCATGAGTTCGCATCCTACCTTTTTGATGATGCGGGCACGCGGGCGGAGAAAACTTTTCTGATTCAGAAGGGATTGCTCGTTGCAGGCCTGGGCGGTCAGCTTTCGCAGCAAAGATCCGGGCTTCCCGGTGTTGCGAATGCGCGTTCTGTATCGTGGAATCGACCGGCGATTGATCGGATGGCGAATCTGAATATCGAGCCGGGACCTCATTCCCTTGATGCTATGATCGCCGCGACCGAACGCGGTATTTCCATGGAAACAAATTGTTCGTGGTCCATAGATGATTCACGGAATAAATTTCAGTTTGGCTGCGAGTATGCGCGGCTCATTGAAAATGGAAAGCTGGGAGCGGTCGTGCGGAAGCCCAATTATAGGGGTATTTCGGCCAGCTTTTGGCGCAATTTAAAGATGGTCGGCAACGCCGGAACCAGCGATATTCTAGGGACCGCTTATTGCGGAAAAGGTGAGCCGAATCAGGCTATTACCGTGGGTCACGCCTCACCCGCCTGTCTTTTCTCTGGGGTGGAAGTGTTTGGAGGCGAGGGATGA
- a CDS encoding carbonic anhydrase yields the protein MDYQAKQAQVIEAFRAGNQRFLAGTSLHSSQSSLSKLKEYARVGQSPHAVVLCCSDSRAPVELIFDQDLGDVFVIRVAGNIVAPSLVGSVEFAAITFGTPLVMVMGHTLCGAVRATLRHIETKEALSTEGLNDIVNRIKPHIYTIAKIKNISDEEKADRAVEANVRASVSQLSHSSRIIEEMVSLGRLKIIGSVLDLATGVVTFLDD from the coding sequence ATGGATTATCAAGCGAAACAGGCTCAGGTCATTGAAGCATTTCGAGCAGGGAATCAGAGATTTCTGGCAGGAACTTCCCTGCACTCTTCACAGTCCTCGCTCAGCAAGCTGAAGGAATATGCCAGAGTCGGACAGTCACCCCATGCCGTCGTCCTTTGCTGCTCGGATTCGCGGGCTCCTGTGGAACTCATCTTCGATCAGGACCTGGGAGATGTCTTCGTCATCCGCGTGGCCGGCAATATCGTGGCTCCCTCGCTTGTCGGCAGCGTGGAATTCGCTGCCATCACCTTCGGCACTCCGCTTGTGATGGTGATGGGTCATACCCTTTGCGGCGCCGTCCGGGCTACCCTCAGGCACATCGAAACCAAGGAAGCCCTTTCCACCGAGGGCCTCAATGACATCGTCAACCGCATCAAGCCTCACATCTACACGATCGCCAAAATCAAGAATATCAGCGACGAGGAAAAAGCCGATCGCGCCGTCGAAGCCAACGTGCGCGCATCCGTCAGCCAGCTCTCCCACTCCAGCCGTATCATCGAGGAAATGGTGAGCCTCGGTCGTCTGAAAATCATCGGCTCGGTTTTGGATCTGGCCACCGGAGTGGTGACTTTTTTGGATGACTGA
- a CDS encoding M23 family metallopeptidase, whose amino-acid sequence MFKLRSCAMAAILCLQPACNPSQDHDSVQPRTVSPAVTTSKLEAPAAFVTQHTVEKGSSMYQTLKSEGLFPQTILELVKAAKPVLPLQDVASETMFEITWDGPERNTPLKLALRYAADSSLVIERNGPGLEWTATRIEHPISVVQKTFHGFVSSSLWESAEFVGMDPSLITNLAEVFAWQIDFNREVKRGDRWRLTVEQKMVDDKVIGWGNILVAEYENNGQLFTGIRYPAEGENASYYFPNGQSLKRMFIKSPIKFGRITSGFSRSRFHPVLHIHRPHNGVDYGAPPGTPVMAVGHGTIESIGRNGGSGNMIKIRHNGTYSTAYLHLKGFATGLRRGSTVEQGQVIGYVGSTGLATGPHLHFAFYENGAYTDPLGLRFPAAEPIAKNQLPKFNQLVQNVMRTLPDWQLAQQDPPASETHPTGSDASVIR is encoded by the coding sequence ATGTTCAAATTGCGCAGCTGCGCTATGGCTGCAATTCTATGCCTTCAGCCCGCATGCAATCCGTCTCAAGATCACGACAGCGTTCAGCCACGCACTGTAAGCCCAGCTGTGACAACCAGCAAACTCGAAGCCCCGGCTGCGTTTGTAACCCAACATACGGTCGAAAAAGGCTCCAGCATGTATCAAACGCTGAAGAGCGAAGGTCTTTTTCCCCAGACTATATTGGAACTCGTGAAAGCCGCGAAGCCTGTTCTTCCGCTGCAGGACGTTGCATCGGAAACCATGTTTGAAATCACATGGGACGGGCCCGAGAGAAATACGCCTTTGAAACTGGCCTTGAGGTACGCCGCCGACTCAAGCCTGGTGATTGAAAGAAACGGCCCCGGGCTTGAGTGGACGGCAACCAGAATCGAGCATCCGATCAGCGTCGTCCAAAAAACCTTCCACGGCTTCGTCAGCAGCAGCCTTTGGGAATCCGCTGAATTCGTCGGGATGGATCCTTCCCTGATCACCAACCTCGCTGAAGTTTTCGCCTGGCAGATCGACTTCAACCGCGAAGTGAAGCGCGGCGATCGCTGGCGTTTGACCGTTGAGCAGAAGATGGTCGATGACAAGGTCATCGGCTGGGGCAATATCCTGGTCGCGGAATATGAAAACAACGGCCAGCTTTTCACGGGCATCCGTTATCCCGCGGAAGGCGAGAACGCTTCGTATTATTTCCCGAATGGCCAAAGCCTGAAGCGCATGTTCATCAAGAGTCCGATCAAATTCGGTCGCATCACCTCGGGTTTCTCGCGCAGCCGGTTCCATCCCGTGCTGCATATTCATCGCCCGCATAATGGTGTCGACTATGGTGCACCTCCCGGAACGCCGGTCATGGCTGTGGGTCATGGCACGATCGAATCCATCGGCCGCAACGGTGGATCGGGCAACATGATCAAGATTCGTCATAATGGAACCTATTCGACCGCTTATCTGCATCTGAAGGGTTTCGCGACGGGTCTGCGCAGGGGTTCGACCGTGGAGCAAGGCCAGGTGATTGGTTACGTCGGTTCCACAGGCCTTGCCACCGGACCGCACCTTCACTTTGCATTCTATGAAAATGGGGCTTACACGGATCCTCTGGGTCTGCGTTTCCCCGCCGCTGAGCCGATCGCAAAAAATCAGCTGCCCAAGTTTAACCAGCTCGTCCAAAACGTGATGCGTACGCTTCCCGACTGGCAGCTGGCACAGCAGGATCCACCGGCCTCGGAAACCCATCCTACCGGGTCTGATGCTTCTGTGATTCGCTGA